A region of Streptomyces sp. TG1A-60 DNA encodes the following proteins:
- a CDS encoding NAD(P)/FAD-dependent oxidoreductase, protein MAEREQGRRERGPHVRVAVIGSGFGGLGAAVRLRREGITDFVVLERAASVGGTWRDNDYPGCACDVPSHLYSFSFAPNPDWPRVFSGQEHIRAYLERVADVFGLRPHIRLDSDVTMMRWDAERLRWEIGTSGGSLSADIVVSATGPLSDPRIPTEAELPGLDSFPGKVFHSARWDHGYDLRGKRVAMIGTGASATQIVPAIQPEAGRLTLFQRTPPWVLPRVDRGIGGVERWLHRQLPFTAQARRGLLWGIRELQVQAFTKRPKALGVVEQVAKRHLARTVKDPDLRARLTPDYRIGCKRILLSNTYYPALTQPNVDVVASGLARVDGSTLVAADGSTAEADAIVFGTGFHVTDLPIADRVVGADGRTLAEAWADSGMRSLRGASAAGFPNWMTIIGPNTGLGNSSMILMIESQLNYMADFVRQLDVLGGRVALDARPAAVAAWNQRVQRRMERTVWNTGGCTSWYLDANGRNTTVWPGTTAEFRSATRRVELSEYEVLRVARPRTEDAGTAAETATGTETGTGAEAEAETETGTETKTTTTTTAETDAAKVEAGA, encoded by the coding sequence ATGGCCGAGCGGGAGCAAGGGCGGCGGGAGCGAGGGCCGCATGTGCGGGTGGCGGTGATCGGTTCCGGCTTCGGCGGGCTCGGGGCCGCCGTGCGGCTGCGGCGCGAGGGGATCACCGATTTCGTCGTCCTGGAGCGGGCGGCGTCCGTCGGCGGCACCTGGCGGGACAACGACTACCCGGGGTGCGCCTGCGATGTGCCGTCCCACCTCTACTCGTTCTCGTTCGCGCCCAACCCCGACTGGCCGCGCGTCTTCTCCGGGCAGGAGCACATCCGCGCGTATCTGGAGCGGGTGGCGGACGTCTTCGGGCTCCGGCCGCACATCCGCCTCGACTCCGACGTGACGATGATGCGGTGGGACGCGGAGCGGCTGCGCTGGGAGATCGGGACCAGCGGCGGGTCGCTCTCCGCCGACATCGTCGTCTCCGCGACCGGGCCGCTCTCCGACCCGAGGATCCCGACCGAGGCCGAGCTGCCGGGGCTCGACTCCTTCCCCGGCAAGGTCTTCCACTCCGCCCGCTGGGACCACGGGTACGACCTGCGCGGCAAGCGGGTCGCGATGATCGGTACGGGGGCCTCGGCGACCCAGATCGTGCCGGCGATCCAGCCCGAGGCCGGCCGGCTCACCCTCTTCCAGCGGACCCCGCCGTGGGTGCTGCCTCGCGTCGACCGGGGCATCGGCGGCGTCGAGCGGTGGCTGCACCGGCAGCTGCCCTTCACCGCGCAGGCCCGGCGCGGACTGCTGTGGGGCATCCGGGAGTTGCAGGTCCAGGCCTTCACCAAGCGCCCCAAGGCGCTGGGCGTGGTGGAGCAGGTGGCGAAGCGGCATCTGGCCCGGACCGTCAAGGATCCGGACCTGCGGGCGCGGCTCACCCCCGACTACCGCATCGGCTGCAAGCGCATCCTGCTGTCCAACACCTACTATCCGGCGCTCACACAGCCGAACGTCGACGTGGTCGCCTCCGGGCTGGCCCGGGTGGACGGCTCCACGCTCGTCGCCGCCGACGGGTCCACCGCCGAGGCCGACGCGATCGTCTTCGGCACCGGGTTCCATGTCACCGACCTGCCCATCGCCGACCGGGTCGTGGGCGCCGACGGCCGGACCCTCGCCGAGGCCTGGGCGGACAGCGGTATGCGGTCGCTGCGCGGTGCCTCCGCCGCCGGCTTCCCGAACTGGATGACGATCATCGGTCCCAACACGGGCCTCGGGAACTCCAGCATGATCCTGATGATCGAGTCCCAGCTCAACTACATGGCGGACTTCGTACGGCAGTTGGACGTGCTGGGCGGCCGGGTCGCCCTCGACGCCCGGCCCGCGGCCGTGGCGGCCTGGAACCAGCGGGTCCAGCGACGCATGGAGCGCACGGTCTGGAACACGGGCGGCTGCACCAGCTGGTACCTCGACGCGAATGGCCGCAACACCACCGTCTGGCCGGGGACGACGGCCGAGTTCCGCAGCGCGACCCGGCGGGTCGAGTTGAGTGAGTACGAGGTGCTGCGGGTGGCTCGACCGCGCACGGAAGACGCCGGTACGGCGGCAGAGACAGCGACAGGCACCGAGACAGGCACAGGGGCAGAGGCAGAGGCAGAGACAGAGACGGGCACAGAGACGAAGACGACGACCACGACGACGGCCGAGACGGACGCGGCGAAGGTGGAGGCCGGAGCGTGA
- a CDS encoding SDR family oxidoreductase: MSRGSTLEGRVAVVTGAARGVGELLARKLSVRGVRVALVGLEPDELKRVSERLYGDSACWHADVTDHEAMARVAEEVKERFGRVDIVVANAGVANSGPFVDSDPDSWRRVIEVNLVGSAVTGRAFLPALIESRGYLLQIASLAAITPAPMMTAYCASKSGVEAYAHCLRAEVGHQGVGVGVGYLSWTDTDMVRGADKDEALRELRERLPWPAGKTYPLGPAVDRLVAGIERRSSHVYGQWWLRGAQGVRGCLPALVGTFAPREVRRLESRLRGVSKGLVGAGGAADERTRGSGRRAASD; this comes from the coding sequence ATGAGCAGGGGCAGCACCCTGGAGGGACGGGTCGCGGTCGTCACCGGGGCCGCGCGGGGCGTCGGGGAACTCCTCGCGCGCAAGCTCTCGGTGCGCGGGGTGAGGGTCGCGCTCGTCGGCCTCGAACCGGACGAGCTGAAGCGGGTCTCGGAACGGCTGTACGGCGACAGCGCGTGCTGGCACGCCGACGTCACCGACCACGAGGCCATGGCCCGGGTCGCCGAGGAGGTCAAGGAACGCTTCGGGCGCGTCGACATCGTCGTCGCCAACGCGGGCGTCGCCAACAGCGGGCCCTTCGTCGACTCCGACCCGGACTCCTGGCGGCGCGTCATCGAGGTCAACCTCGTCGGATCGGCCGTCACCGGGCGGGCGTTCCTGCCGGCGCTCATCGAGAGCCGGGGCTATCTGCTCCAGATCGCCTCCCTCGCGGCGATCACTCCGGCGCCGATGATGACGGCGTACTGCGCGTCCAAGTCGGGCGTCGAGGCGTACGCGCACTGCCTGCGCGCCGAGGTCGGGCACCAGGGGGTGGGCGTCGGGGTCGGGTATCTGTCCTGGACCGACACGGACATGGTGCGCGGCGCCGACAAGGACGAGGCGCTGCGGGAGTTGCGGGAGCGGCTGCCGTGGCCGGCGGGCAAGACGTATCCGCTGGGGCCGGCCGTCGACCGGCTCGTCGCGGGGATCGAACGGCGGTCGAGCCATGTGTACGGGCAGTGGTGGCTGCGGGGGGCGCAGGGCGTGCGCGGCTGTCTTCCCGCGCTCGTCGGGACGTTCGCGCCACGGGAGGTACGGCGCCTGGAGTCGCGGCTGCGTGGCGTGTCCAAGGGGCTGGTGGGGGCCGGTGGGGCGGCGGACGAGCGGACGCGGGGGTCGGGGCGGCGGGCCGCGAGTGACTGA
- a CDS encoding alpha/beta hydrolase, with protein sequence MTRLTHVKHGPYAPPVAVRELAAVSADGARLHVEMHGPLEDTAAPTVVLVHGWTCSTAFWAAQIRDLCVDHRVVAYDQRGHGRSPASAECGADVLADDLEAVLAAVLAPGEKAVLAGHSMGGMTVLAAAGRAAVREHTAAVLLCSTGSSRLVAESLVVPMGPGRVRTWLTRKILGSRAPLGPVTPIARRILKYGTMGPGSSPVMVEACARIVHACPRRVRYAWSHVLDTLDLDHGVRELTVPTAVVVGAADRMTPPVHARALAATLPDCVGVSELAGVGHMAPVEAPEAVTARIRGLVTTYVRTRRDEWEEAGA encoded by the coding sequence GTGACCAGACTGACGCATGTGAAGCACGGGCCCTACGCCCCGCCCGTGGCCGTACGGGAGTTGGCAGCCGTGTCCGCCGACGGGGCCCGGCTGCACGTCGAGATGCACGGGCCGCTGGAAGACACGGCTGCCCCCACCGTGGTCCTGGTGCACGGCTGGACGTGCTCGACCGCGTTCTGGGCGGCCCAGATCCGGGACCTCTGCGTCGACCACCGGGTCGTCGCCTACGACCAGCGCGGCCACGGCCGCAGCCCCGCCTCCGCCGAGTGCGGCGCCGACGTCCTCGCCGACGATCTGGAGGCGGTGCTCGCGGCGGTGCTCGCGCCGGGCGAGAAGGCGGTGCTGGCCGGGCATTCCATGGGCGGGATGACGGTACTGGCGGCGGCGGGGCGGGCGGCCGTCCGGGAGCACACGGCGGCGGTGCTGCTGTGCAGCACGGGCAGTTCGAGGCTGGTCGCCGAGTCGCTGGTGGTGCCCATGGGGCCCGGCCGGGTGCGCACCTGGCTCACCCGGAAGATCCTCGGTTCCCGGGCGCCGCTCGGGCCGGTCACGCCCATCGCCCGGCGGATCCTCAAGTACGGGACGATGGGCCCCGGTTCGTCGCCGGTGATGGTGGAGGCGTGCGCGCGGATCGTGCACGCGTGTCCCCGCCGGGTGCGCTACGCCTGGTCGCATGTCCTCGACACCCTCGATCTCGACCACGGCGTACGGGAGTTGACCGTGCCGACGGCCGTCGTCGTCGGCGCGGCCGACCGGATGACCCCGCCCGTGCACGCGCGGGCGCTGGCCGCCACGCTGCCCGACTGCGTGGGCGTGAGCGAGCTGGCCGGGGTAGGGCACATGGCGCCGGTGGAGGCGCCGGAAGCGGTCACCGCCCGGATACGCGGGCTCGTGACCACGTACGTACGGACCAGGCGGGACGAGTGGGAGGAGGCGGGCGCATGA